The nucleotide window ACATGTGTGTGTCTATCGTTGTAATTAAAATCGTGATGATAACTCTTCGTCATCCAATGACAGTCAGATAACAAATCAAAAAGTGGTTTTCGTCAATAGCAAATTGCGAAAAAGGCTCGGAGTGCGGTTTTGGAATCTATCGAGAATCCTTCACCGCAACCTCATTTTATATTCTAATGCTTGCTTTCATCATCGGCATCCTCGTCGGGGATGTCGTAAATATCTTCATCTGAAGTTAAAGAATCACTTGAAGAATTCTTCACGGGAATTTTATATCCGCCGGTGGCCCACTCGCCAAGATCAATAAGTCTGCATCTTTCAGAGCAGAAAGGACGAAATGGATTTTCAGGTGAGTACAAAGTCAAACGCCCGCATTGCGGGCATTTGACGTTAAGAACTTTTGGTTCAGTCATAATTTTGGATTCTTGCAAAGTCTTGCGGGGAGGGCAAGACGCAAAGCTTAAGCTCACAATTGTGTGCTTAAGCTCGGTCGAAAGTTTTAGTAGCTTTTAAAAGTTCCTGTAGCAAATGGTGTCGTCGCATTTTTGTAGAAAAGTTTGTATGTAAACTGTGAGTCATTCAAAGTTCCATTCGCTACTTGGATTTGGATCAACCCAAGTCCGCCAGCATTCCAGCTTGAACCGTTTGATCTGATTTCAAAGCCTTTGCTATTGTTAATTAAGCTAAAAGTTGTGTTTGAATAAAGTTGCAATGGATTCAAAGTAGCGCCGCCAGTGAAGAATCCCAAATTTCCGCTCCAGTAAGTTTGTGCAGGAACGGCTCTGAAATCAACAGTTGGCTTCAATGAAGAATCGATGCTGAATGAAACTTGTAGTGAACCTTGGACCCAAGAGTCACAACCAGCACCACCCCAGTTCCATGTTGAAAGGTCACAAACCTTCATCGCTTCTTTCAAGAAGACTTTGTATGCAGCAGCATCATAAATTTGAAGATTGCCTCTGAGGTCAGGGCGATACAAACCTTGTTCAAAGCTGAAATAGAAGCTGTAGTCGCCATAATTTTTAGCAGTCGGAGTTGGATTGACGATCGTGCCGTTTGAGTTCACGCAGTAAGTGCCATTCCAGCTAGAGCCTACCGGGCAGTTGGAAACGCCGCCGCTACCGCCGTCGTTTTTACTACAGCCGACAAACCACACTACAGAAGTGATCGCTACTAAAGACATTAAGAGCTTTTTCATAAAGACCTCTCTAAAAGAATTAAAACTATTCAGAGATATCTACTTCACGACTTGTGCCAAGAAATCTTGTTGCCCAAAGCCTTCTGATTTTAATTTGAGCATGTTGACCTGTCAGGCCCCTTTCAGGAAGAGACAATTTGCGTCTCTGTCCCAAAATTTTTCAGCTCAGAAGTCTCACATTGAGACAATCTCTGGCACCTTGTTAAAATCATTACAGCGTCTTCGGAAGGATCTAAGAGGGGCTCAGTGATTGTGCTAGTTTCCTTTCCCATGAAGGGTCTGAGAGCATTTCTACCTTATATATTGGCGAGTTTGTTGTTGGCTTTGCTGGTCACTATGGCACAGGCTACGAAAGATCATATTCGTAGAAGCCGTCCTGTGAATGCGCAGGAAAGCGCTCGATCTGATTACTTCTATCTGCCCGTGGGTTCCGCGAATGTTTCCGATGTCTCAGAACGAGACTACCTTGAAGTCATTTCGGACTTTCAATCTCACTACATGCAGGCGGTCATAGCTAGGACCGGTAAGCCGTTGATCATTCCCAATGAGTGGGCAAGTCCTTACTTCGCCGCCTTTGCCATGAAGAAAGAATCTTTTATGCAAATTTCTTTGTGGGGAGGAATGGCCCGAGCGCCAGGTGTTACCAAGCCTATGCTGGCGGCAGTTATTTGCCATGAGTTGGGGCATATTTTGGGCGGTGATCCACTGCAAACTATTCCGGGATCTGAGTGGGCTTCAACTGAAGGGCAATCAGATTTTTTTGCAGCAAAAGTGTGCCTGCCGGAATATTTGCAACGTCACTCCGAGGCCGTTCCATTGGCAACTGTGAATTCCCAAGTTTTGCAGATCTGCGGAGATCATGTTGATTGCGAAAAAGTCGCACAAATCGGTTGGGACTTGGTGAACATGTTCCAAAGATATTCGTACCGAAAATTTGTACCGGTGCAGTTGGATGTCGAAGAGAAGGCGGCGACTGAATTGATTTTAAATACTTATCCTTCGGATCAATGTCGCTTGGATACCTACATTGAAGGGGCCCGCTGTCAGCTCGGACAGAAATGCAGAGCCCCGCTATGCTGGCTTCCTGCGGAACATTAGGACAAGTCCTAAAGCAATCACCGCAAGACTAATCCAACTTGAGATTGAAAGTCCCAGGGAAGGTCCGCGGAAGTCTTCGCGGAAGCTTTCCATTAAAAGTCGTCCAAGGCCATGCAGGATCATCCACAGATAGAAGATGCTTCCCGGTCTTCTGAAAAGAGCGGGGCGGCGATGGAGAGAGGAAATTGATTCAATCCCAATTAAGATCAGGACGACACCGAGCTCCCAAATGGAAGCATAAATCTGAGTGGGATGGCGCCCGCTGATGGCCCAGGGAAGTTCGCAGGATTTCCCATAACAGCAACCCGCAAAAAGGCAGCCCAGCCTGCCGATAGCATAGGTCAATGAAATGACCGGGGCAAAAAGATCCAAATACCGTTCATCATCGTTGGGGGCTTTCCACTCTAAGAATAGAACTCCAAACAAGGCTGCCAGAAGTGCTCCACCAAAAAACACAAAGCCACCGTCCCAGAAGTAAAGGACGCGGCTATAGTCCTCTTGATAGTAAGCGAAGTTTTCATAGAACACGTGCAAGAGTCTTGCACCGATGAATCCGCAGACCATGATGATGAGGCTTAGGTCTAGAGTGATTTTGTGACTGAGATTATATTTTTTGGCGCGAGCAGTGATCCAAAATAGAGCTAAAATAATGGCCGCACTGACCACGAAATAGTAAGTTGGAATTAAGATTGAAGATGTGACTCGAATGAATGGAAACAATCTTTCCTCCAAATACCGACGATAGACTTAATTTTTGTAATTTTCCCTGAAATATTCAAGACCTATCTACCCAAGTGGTCTTGTATCACGACATAATTGTTTTTATATGAGATTGCACCCAGCTGAGATTGCTAAGGAAATAAAAGGATACTCTTTTTTCAAGTCCTTCAGTGAAGATTTGTTACTGCAAGTCTCTGCTATGGTTCACACTGTGACTTTTAAAGCTGGTGATTTCGCTCTTACTGAGGGGCAAAAAAACGACTCTCTGTTCTTTCTTCGCAAAGGAAAATTTGAAGTTTCTTTAGCTGGTGAAGTCTTGGTGACTCAGGATACTCCAGGAGAAGTCTTTGGCGAAATGAGTGTGATCACTTCGAATCCTGCTTCTACAACGATCAAGGCGCTGACAGATCTTGAATGCTTTGCCATTCGTTCCGACGACTTTGCGCATGTGCATCCAAAAGACAAAGATCGCTTCCAGGCTCTACTTTATCAGATCTATTGTTTCATTTTGACCGAACGTTTGATGAAGACCAATGAGAAAGCGCGTTTATTCGAAATATTGAACCGCGAACTTCATGAAGCCCAAAGTGCTTTGACCAAAGGTCACGGTGGACGCGTACTTCTTATCGAGCCCGATAAAAAGCAACAAATGCCGGTTCGTATGGCTTTGGGCGGAACGGGCGTGCATCTGGATTTGGCGGGTGATGTTGAGTCCGCCAGAGCTTATTTGAAGGACAATCAATACGATATCGTTCTAAGTGAAGAAGGTTGCGTTGAAGTGTTGAAAGATGTGGTGGAAGGCAAGTTGGCCTCTCATGCCGTTCTACTGACCAGTAAAGATGTACAGGGCAATCTGCGCATTCTTGAAGGCAACCGCTTCGTTGAACATATTATTTCACGTGATGCCGAAGATAAAAATGCGACTATTCGCTATGTATTAACGGCTCTTGGTAAGCTGCTGAATAAAGATCTCTTCGGAGTTGAAAAGTATTTAACTTGGGGTGTGGAAGTTCAGAAGAAGAATGTCTCATCTTCAACTCAAAGAGAACAGCTTCGCGATGAAATGTTCGCTTACTTCAAAAAGATGGGCGTGCGCAGCACCGTCTTGGATAGAGTTAATACAGTCACTGAAGAAATGCTAATGAATGCCATCTACGACGCTCCAACGGATGCACAAGGGAAACCCTTGTTCAACCATATGACTCGTAAAGAAGAAATTCAATTGGACAGTCATCAGCAGTCTCAGTTGTGCTATGGAAGTGATGGCGTACTTTTGGCCGTTTCAGTGGTAGACCCATTTGGCTCTTTAACTAAAGAGGTCATCGTCGACTATCTTCTGACCTGCTACAATGGCGCAGCAGGAAGTTTGAATTCCCAAAAGGGTGGTGCCGGCCGCGGTCTTCACCAAATCATCGAAAATTCTGATTTGACGATTTTCAATGTTAAAAAAGGCGTCCGCTGTGAAGTGATCTGTCTTTTCAACATCGATGGGCAAAAGCGCGAAGCTCAACCCTCTTTCCACTATTTCTTCATGTAACTGCAAATACCCACAAGAATTTGTCCGATCAGCACACAAGGGACTGTGGGCAAGTTTGTGGATAGCAACGACAGACTAAATCCCAAAAGACAACCCAAAGTTGAAATTGTTAGAATCCGCAGGGTGTAGCTCCTTAAATTGCGACTTCTTTGTGAAGCAAAAGTCGTCGCTATGAATAAAGAGCCGATCGTAAACAAATAACCCATGCCTTGAATTGCCAAAGTGGTGACCAGCAGGGTTCCAAAATCAAAAAGTCTGTTTTTCAAGCTGCGATGAATCCAGCTATGATTGACGAGTTCAAATGAAATTCGAGTCAGGTGTCGCCAGTTCACAAGGATAAAAACTGCAAAGACGAGGGCGGCGATGAGCGAAATCTTCCCCGCAGTATCACTCATTACTGCCAAATCACCGAAATACGCAGAAGCCATGTGCGACTCCAACGAAGGAGTCAGTGCGGTCATCAGATAAGTTAGCGCCAAAAAAAAGACGAACAAGGTTAAATAGATATGATTTCTATCCGACTTCCTCTCAACCATCAGATCAGAAAGCACCAAGGTGAGTCCACCCAGGATGAGCCCCAAGAGCAAGCTCAACCAATGAAAATCCGTTCCTAAAAGTATATTGATCACCAAGCCAAGAACAATTCCTAAAGAGGAACCTTGTCCCAGAACGAAGATCTGAGCGCTCTTTTCCCGAGCCGTCCACTGTGCGCCGATCAAAGCCAGCACCGCCGCCATCAAAATGCTGGATGGAAGAGACCATTTATAGATTTGCAGGAGCTCAAGAAATGCCATTAGCGAATCTCCACATAACGAACTTGAGGCCAATCTTGATTTAAAGATCGGTGAGAAATAAGCAGCATCGCGCTTTGGGGGTTTTCCCTTAGATAATCGCTCAGACTTTGTTCGAGCAAATGACTGGCATTTTTATCCACATGATTAAAGGGCTCGTCGAGTAAAAGCACACGGGGTTTTTTCATTAGTGCCGATGCAAAGAGGATCTTCTGTCTTTCTCCTCCACTGGCTGTATTCCATTTTTTACTTAGATCCAAACCCGCAAGAAGGGGAGATGAAACCTCTCCGTCAAGCATGTCAGCCAAGGTTAAAGGCAGGTGGAAGCTGATATTGCCAAGTTGGGGAAGATATTGAATTTCCGAATTACGCGGGAAGAAATCAAAGGTGCCCTTGAAATATTTATGCAAACCCAAGATCGTTTTCAGAAGGGTGCTTTTTCCTGCTCCATTTTCTCCGCGCAGAAAAAGAACCTCTCCCGCATGAAGTTCAAAATTTACTATCGGCGATAGCGTGCGACCTTCACTGCTGAATGCTTGTAAATTTTGAACCTCAAGAAGTTTTGTCATGTGCAATCCTTACGGGAGTGATCTTACTAACAAATTCTGCAAACCTTCAATCGTCTTTGCTTCACCTGTAGTCTGAATATAAGAAGGAACGGTAACGACTGGTATACCAGAAAGTTCGTGGAATCGCTCCAAGGTTGCATGAGGTGCAGAAGCCGTGGCAAAGAGAACAGTCACCTTGCTGGCTTTAGCGAGGTTTGCAATCTGAGCGATGCGGGCTGCAGAAGGCGGCAT belongs to Bdellovibrio svalbardensis and includes:
- a CDS encoding metal ABC transporter permease, whose product is MAFLELLQIYKWSLPSSILMAAVLALIGAQWTAREKSAQIFVLGQGSSLGIVLGLVINILLGTDFHWLSLLLGLILGGLTLVLSDLMVERKSDRNHIYLTLFVFFLALTYLMTALTPSLESHMASAYFGDLAVMSDTAGKISLIAALVFAVFILVNWRHLTRISFELVNHSWIHRSLKNRLFDFGTLLVTTLAIQGMGYLFTIGSLFIATTFASQRSRNLRSYTLRILTISTLGCLLGFSLSLLSTNLPTVPCVLIGQILVGICSYMKK
- a CDS encoding cyclic nucleotide-binding domain-containing protein, with the protein product MRLHPAEIAKEIKGYSFFKSFSEDLLLQVSAMVHTVTFKAGDFALTEGQKNDSLFFLRKGKFEVSLAGEVLVTQDTPGEVFGEMSVITSNPASTTIKALTDLECFAIRSDDFAHVHPKDKDRFQALLYQIYCFILTERLMKTNEKARLFEILNRELHEAQSALTKGHGGRVLLIEPDKKQQMPVRMALGGTGVHLDLAGDVESARAYLKDNQYDIVLSEEGCVEVLKDVVEGKLASHAVLLTSKDVQGNLRILEGNRFVEHIISRDAEDKNATIRYVLTALGKLLNKDLFGVEKYLTWGVEVQKKNVSSSTQREQLRDEMFAYFKKMGVRSTVLDRVNTVTEEMLMNAIYDAPTDAQGKPLFNHMTRKEEIQLDSHQQSQLCYGSDGVLLAVSVVDPFGSLTKEVIVDYLLTCYNGAAGSLNSQKGGAGRGLHQIIENSDLTIFNVKKGVRCEVICLFNIDGQKREAQPSFHYFFM
- a CDS encoding prolipoprotein diacylglyceryl transferase, with product MFPFIRVTSSILIPTYYFVVSAAIILALFWITARAKKYNLSHKITLDLSLIIMVCGFIGARLLHVFYENFAYYQEDYSRVLYFWDGGFVFFGGALLAALFGVLFLEWKAPNDDERYLDLFAPVISLTYAIGRLGCLFAGCCYGKSCELPWAISGRHPTQIYASIWELGVVLILIGIESISSLHRRPALFRRPGSIFYLWMILHGLGRLLMESFREDFRGPSLGLSISSWISLAVIALGLVLMFRRKPA
- a CDS encoding ATP-binding cassette domain-containing protein codes for the protein MTKLLEVQNLQAFSSEGRTLSPIVNFELHAGEVLFLRGENGAGKSTLLKTILGLHKYFKGTFDFFPRNSEIQYLPQLGNISFHLPLTLADMLDGEVSSPLLAGLDLSKKWNTASGGERQKILFASALMKKPRVLLLDEPFNHVDKNASHLLEQSLSDYLRENPQSAMLLISHRSLNQDWPQVRYVEIR
- a CDS encoding DNA gyrase inhibitor YacG — protein: MTEPKVLNVKCPQCGRLTLYSPENPFRPFCSERCRLIDLGEWATGGYKIPVKNSSSDSLTSDEDIYDIPDEDADDESKH